The following are from one region of the Halarcobacter sp. genome:
- a CDS encoding N-acetylmuramoyl-L-alanine amidase: protein MRVAVVIGHSENSQGARNSSYGVSEFEFNRKLAHDIEHNFSEYNLIDEIVVVYRENGYAALPKEINELEPDLIVSLHCNAFNTEASGCEMLYYHKSSKGKEVSRIFQNHLVQRLDNKDRGIKQKTSEDRGGYLLKNTVAPCIICEPFFIDNDEDYLRASECFHDGDLTKWFCEAIDMSLKYLKGA, encoded by the coding sequence ATGAGAGTAGCAGTAGTAATCGGACACAGTGAAAACAGCCAAGGAGCTAGAAATAGCTCTTATGGTGTAAGTGAGTTTGAGTTTAATAGAAAGTTAGCTCATGATATTGAACATAACTTTAGTGAATACAACTTGATAGATGAGATTGTAGTTGTATATCGTGAAAATGGATATGCAGCTCTTCCAAAAGAGATAAATGAGCTAGAACCTGACTTGATAGTAAGTTTACATTGTAATGCTTTTAATACAGAGGCCTCTGGTTGTGAGATGCTTTATTATCATAAGAGCTCAAAAGGAAAAGAGGTATCAAGAATTTTTCAAAATCATTTAGTTCAAAGGCTAGATAATAAAGATAGAGGTATCAAACAAAAGACCAGCGAGGATAGAGGTGGATATTTACTTAAAAATACAGTTGCACCATGCATCATATGTGAGCCTTTCTTTATAGACAATGATGAAGATTATCTAAGAGCTAGTGAATGTTTCCATGATGGGGATTTGACTAAGTGGTTTTGTGAGGCTATTGATATGTCATTGAAGTATTTAAAAGGTGCATAA
- the tig gene encoding trigger factor — translation MEFNAKRVDEANAVITSTVSADTVEKNIEKIAKQAAKTLDVQGFRKGKVPVAVVKQRYGSKLREDAESDALRAVLSDGLKELDIKNEDLVGEPGISKFDKKDDGSIEVEIKVACKPAVELGDYKALLPEVEEKKADAKEIDERIENIAKQSAPLEKIKRKRMVREGDFAVIDFEGFVDGVAFEGGKAEQYTLEIGSGSFIPGFEDQVIGMKYEEEKDVVVTFPAEYQSKDLAGKEATFKVKLHEIQEKAAPEINDDLAKKMLPGEEEATLDTLKEKIEEQLTAEAKGVYYRDELKPAYLDKLVSELNFALPAAVVDQEINFALNNKVRTMSEDEIKELQEDASKVEAIRDELKADAEKSVKATFIVDALAKAEGVEVNDQEVTQVIYYEAMQTGQNPQEVLKKYQEAGYLPAIKMSMIEDKVITKLLDEKLGK, via the coding sequence ATGGAATTTAACGCAAAAAGAGTTGATGAGGCAAATGCCGTTATTACTTCAACAGTATCTGCAGATACAGTAGAAAAAAACATAGAAAAAATTGCTAAACAAGCTGCTAAGACACTTGATGTTCAAGGTTTTAGAAAAGGTAAAGTACCTGTAGCTGTTGTTAAGCAAAGATATGGAAGCAAACTAAGAGAAGATGCAGAGAGTGATGCTTTAAGAGCTGTTTTAAGTGATGGTTTAAAAGAACTTGATATTAAAAATGAAGATTTAGTTGGTGAGCCAGGTATTTCTAAATTTGATAAAAAAGATGATGGTTCTATCGAAGTAGAGATTAAAGTTGCTTGCAAACCAGCAGTTGAATTAGGTGATTATAAAGCATTATTACCAGAAGTTGAAGAGAAAAAAGCTGATGCTAAAGAGATTGATGAGAGAATAGAAAATATTGCTAAACAATCTGCACCATTAGAAAAAATTAAAAGAAAAAGAATGGTTAGAGAAGGTGACTTCGCTGTAATCGATTTTGAAGGATTTGTTGACGGTGTTGCTTTTGAAGGTGGAAAAGCAGAGCAATATACACTAGAAATTGGTTCTGGTTCTTTTATTCCAGGATTTGAAGATCAAGTAATTGGTATGAAGTATGAAGAAGAGAAAGATGTTGTTGTAACTTTCCCAGCAGAATACCAATCAAAAGACCTTGCAGGAAAAGAAGCTACTTTTAAAGTAAAACTTCATGAGATTCAAGAAAAAGCTGCTCCAGAAATCAATGATGATTTAGCTAAAAAAATGTTACCAGGTGAAGAAGAAGCTACACTTGATACATTAAAAGAGAAAATTGAAGAGCAATTAACTGCTGAAGCTAAAGGTGTTTACTACAGAGATGAGTTAAAACCAGCTTATTTAGATAAACTAGTAAGTGAGTTAAATTTTGCATTACCAGCAGCTGTAGTTGACCAAGAGATTAACTTTGCATTAAACAACAAAGTAAGAACAATGTCAGAAGATGAGATTAAAGAATTACAAGAAGATGCATCAAAAGTTGAAGCTATTAGAGATGAATTAAAAGCTGATGCAGAAAAATCTGTAAAAGCTACATTTATTGTAGATGCTTTAGCAAAAGCAGAAGGTGTAGAGGTAAATGACCAAGAAGTTACTCAAGTAATTTATTATGAAGCGATGCAAACTGGTCAAAATCCACAAGAGGTATTAAAAAAATATCAAGAAGCTGGATACTTACCTGCTATTAAAATGTCAATGATTGAAGATAAAGTAATTACTAAATTATTAGACGAAAAATTAGGAAAATAA
- the era gene encoding GTPase Era yields the protein MSKCGYVSVVGRPNAGKSSLLNWLVGEKIAMVSHKANATRKRSNIIVMHNDDQIVFVDTPGLHETEKLLNQFMLDEALKAIGDCDLILFLAPVTDKLTHYEDFLEKNKKNTKHILLLTKIDNVTNNEVLEKINEYEKYSQNYEAIIPVSIKKQTKHSDILDDVVKHLPEHPYLYDPEIMTTEHLRDIFKEFIRESIFENISDEIPYETDVLINKVEEKKDIDVIKATIIVQKGTQKGMIIGKGATAIKRIGKDARLKIEKLTGRKCYLELFVSIKKGWTKNKQGLKELGYDITF from the coding sequence ATGAGTAAATGTGGATATGTATCAGTTGTAGGTAGACCAAATGCAGGTAAGAGTTCTTTATTAAATTGGTTAGTAGGTGAAAAAATTGCTATGGTCTCACACAAAGCAAATGCAACAAGAAAAAGATCAAATATAATTGTTATGCATAATGATGACCAAATTGTATTTGTAGATACACCAGGACTTCACGAAACAGAAAAACTTTTAAATCAGTTTATGTTAGATGAGGCATTAAAAGCTATTGGTGATTGTGATTTGATTTTATTTTTAGCACCAGTTACTGATAAACTTACACATTATGAAGATTTTTTAGAAAAAAACAAAAAAAATACAAAACATATTTTACTTTTAACAAAAATAGATAATGTTACAAACAATGAGGTTTTAGAAAAGATAAATGAATATGAAAAATATTCACAAAATTATGAAGCGATTATTCCTGTATCAATTAAAAAACAAACAAAACATTCAGATATTTTAGATGATGTTGTAAAGCATTTACCTGAGCATCCTTATCTTTATGACCCAGAGATTATGACAACTGAGCATTTAAGAGACATCTTTAAAGAGTTTATTAGAGAATCAATATTTGAAAATATAAGTGATGAAATTCCTTATGAAACAGATGTATTGATAAATAAGGTTGAAGAAAAAAAGGACATAGACGTAATAAAAGCCACTATTATTGTTCAAAAAGGTACTCAAAAAGGTATGATAATAGGAAAAGGTGCAACTGCTATTAAAAGAATAGGGAAAGATGCCAGACTTAAAATAGAAAAATTAACAGGTAGAAAGTGTTATTTAGAACTATTTGTATCTATCAAAAAAGGCTGGACTAAAAATAAACAAGGTCTAAAAGAGTTAGGTTACGACATAACTTTTTAA
- a CDS encoding DDE-type integrase/transposase/recombinase, with translation MEYTIKDLVEILDIKPNNILKALKKTPYTLKKVEGSAKPVKHYNLEDLPQRYKEKIKPKKNEPDTNISKAKLSNKYLLASPEKKRAAILRCRLIEFYMKRSNELSAARWLDEVISNDIQFDEILPITQKQLFDWLKKFNDARAKGINVVEAFIDKRGAKKGVKALSDKQKEAAQRYFLKTSRPRISEIYRNMCFMFGDSMPSRDTLYAYFEEWKRKNPLLFEFSKSPDSAKNKYLVAYGDESAKAKYKNHYWELDSTPADVICDDGKRYSVIAAIDVFSRRAVFHVCESSSAYSISQLLRKAILKLGIPENVVIDNGRDYTSNHFETICLNLGINMNIVPPFSGECKPFVERLFGTLSRELFEQIPGYIGHDVAQRKELQARQSFADKIRAQEKWREQQKLKTEEEKKLWSDAWKIKKENIGLELSVLTSPDELQMWIDNWTDKMYEQRVHSTLKTKPILKWNRDTTPVQSIPDERMLCMLLGESITRKVGKRGIAYDGCDYVALELVELTGHYVYVMASQDLGVIYVFDENMQFICIAEDRSVLGQDRYLVRKAKKKSQALMKQMDKIVKEAQSINDPTILDRIEAVSDEIKGKTTAVTKRTNTVDALLRESPKIEAKDKEELEKSNRYDFKNKDEDGKPQKVLPSGRPAFTSFVERFIWDLENNMVDESTNNLANEYPELWEMAKKQAKVG, from the coding sequence ATGGAATATACAATTAAAGATTTAGTAGAGATATTAGATATAAAACCTAATAACATTTTAAAAGCTCTAAAAAAAACGCCTTACACTCTTAAAAAGGTTGAAGGCTCAGCAAAGCCTGTAAAACACTATAATCTTGAAGACTTGCCACAAAGGTATAAAGAAAAAATCAAACCAAAAAAAAATGAACCTGATACTAACATTTCAAAAGCGAAACTTTCAAACAAGTATCTTTTAGCATCGCCTGAGAAAAAAAGAGCTGCTATTCTTAGATGTAGGCTCATTGAGTTTTATATGAAAAGGTCAAATGAACTATCAGCTGCAAGATGGCTTGATGAAGTGATATCAAATGACATACAGTTTGATGAGATACTTCCAATAACACAAAAACAGCTGTTTGATTGGCTTAAAAAATTTAATGATGCTAGAGCAAAAGGAATAAATGTAGTAGAGGCTTTTATTGATAAAAGAGGAGCAAAAAAGGGTGTAAAAGCTTTAAGTGACAAACAAAAGGAAGCTGCACAAAGATACTTTTTGAAAACCTCAAGACCACGTATATCTGAGATATATAGAAATATGTGTTTTATGTTTGGTGACAGTATGCCAAGTAGAGACACTTTGTATGCCTATTTTGAGGAATGGAAGAGAAAAAACCCATTGCTTTTTGAGTTTTCAAAGTCTCCTGATAGTGCTAAGAATAAGTATTTAGTTGCATATGGTGATGAGAGTGCAAAAGCTAAGTATAAAAACCACTATTGGGAACTAGATTCAACTCCAGCTGATGTTATTTGTGATGATGGTAAGAGATATAGTGTGATAGCTGCTATTGATGTATTTAGTAGAAGAGCTGTATTTCATGTGTGTGAGAGTTCATCTGCATATTCCATTTCTCAGTTACTTAGAAAAGCAATATTAAAGCTTGGTATTCCTGAAAATGTAGTGATTGACAATGGTCGTGACTATACTTCAAACCACTTTGAAACTATATGTTTAAACTTAGGTATTAATATGAATATTGTACCACCTTTTAGTGGTGAGTGTAAGCCGTTTGTAGAAAGGTTGTTTGGAACTTTATCAAGAGAGCTTTTTGAGCAAATACCAGGATATATTGGTCACGATGTAGCTCAAAGAAAAGAGCTTCAAGCTAGACAGTCTTTTGCAGACAAAATAAGAGCTCAAGAAAAATGGAGAGAACAACAAAAATTAAAAACTGAGGAGGAAAAGAAACTTTGGAGTGATGCATGGAAAATCAAAAAAGAAAATATAGGACTTGAATTATCAGTTCTTACAAGCCCTGATGAACTTCAAATGTGGATAGATAACTGGACTGATAAAATGTATGAACAAAGAGTTCACTCTACATTGAAAACTAAACCTATTTTAAAATGGAATAGGGACACTACACCAGTTCAAAGTATACCTGATGAGAGAATGCTTTGTATGCTTCTTGGAGAATCAATCACAAGAAAAGTTGGTAAAAGAGGGATTGCTTATGATGGATGTGATTATGTTGCTTTAGAGTTAGTTGAACTTACAGGACATTATGTTTATGTGATGGCATCGCAAGATTTGGGTGTGATTTATGTGTTTGATGAGAATATGCAGTTTATTTGTATAGCTGAAGATAGATCAGTCTTAGGACAAGATAGATATCTAGTCCGGAAAGCTAAGAAAAAATCTCAAGCTCTTATGAAACAAATGGACAAAATAGTAAAAGAAGCACAATCAATAAATGATCCAACAATCCTAGATAGGATTGAAGCAGTAAGTGATGAGATAAAAGGTAAGACCACAGCAGTAACAAAGAGAACCAATACCGTTGATGCACTTTTAAGAGAATCACCAAAAATCGAAGCAAAAGACAAAGAAGAGTTGGAAAAATCAAACAGATATGACTTTAAAAATAAAGATGAGGATGGAAAACCACAAAAGGTTTTACCAAGTGGTAGACCAGCATTTACAAGTTTTGTGGAAAGGTTTATTTGGGATTTAGAAAATAATATGGTTGATGAATCTACAAATAATCTAGCGAATGAATATCCAGAACTATGGGAAATGGCAAAGAAACAAGCAAAGGTTGGATAG
- a CDS encoding YifB family Mg chelatase-like AAA ATPase: protein MKIIKSATLNELEASEVFVEATFTKGLPSFTIVGMVSTAINESKDRVKSALLTNEYKFPPKKVTVNLAPSEIKKTGTHFDLSIALLISLYEEKIKDLEQFHVFGELSLNGIIKDSISIFPIILSLTKKNMIQNVLVCEESAKKISKIPNIKIYSVKNLLEAIDFFKSEDKSRFLYKKQSLEYNRLKIKEKEYYFVTEYEQDFLDIKGQEYAKRAALISAAGNHNIILEGSPGCGKTMISRRLPFIMPPMSLEEILEVAKLEALNLKEPSFKPLRVQRSPHCTSTKASILGGNSLGEVALANNGLLFFDELPHFSQSILEALREPLQDHKLLVSRSNSKIIYDTKFLFVAAMNPCPCGNLLLKDNNCRCNELEIKRYKSKLSEPFLDRIDLYVIMNESNINDKSSINSRKMHNDVIEAFKIQKLRGQKELNGKLSDEEIKKYCVLDENSNEVLEKASINFNLSFRSINKILKVSRTIADLDSSENIKYKHLLEALSYRRR, encoded by the coding sequence ATGAAAATTATAAAATCTGCAACTTTAAATGAATTAGAAGCTAGTGAAGTTTTTGTTGAAGCAACTTTTACAAAAGGTCTACCAAGTTTTACTATTGTTGGCATGGTTTCAACAGCTATAAATGAATCAAAAGATAGAGTAAAGTCTGCATTACTTACAAATGAATATAAATTTCCACCTAAAAAAGTAACAGTAAATTTAGCTCCAAGTGAGATTAAGAAAACTGGTACTCACTTTGATTTATCAATTGCTTTGTTAATATCACTTTATGAAGAAAAAATAAAAGATTTAGAGCAGTTTCATGTGTTTGGGGAGTTATCCTTAAATGGTATTATTAAAGATAGTATCTCTATTTTTCCTATTATTCTATCACTAACTAAAAAAAATATGATACAAAATGTTTTAGTTTGTGAAGAGAGTGCCAAAAAGATATCAAAAATACCAAATATAAAAATCTATAGTGTAAAAAATTTATTAGAAGCAATTGATTTTTTTAAAAGTGAAGATAAGAGTAGATTTTTATACAAAAAACAATCCCTAGAATACAATAGATTAAAAATCAAAGAGAAAGAATACTATTTTGTAACAGAATATGAACAAGATTTTTTAGATATAAAAGGGCAAGAATATGCCAAAAGAGCAGCACTAATAAGTGCAGCAGGAAATCATAATATTATATTAGAAGGAAGTCCTGGTTGTGGTAAAACTATGATATCAAGGCGTTTACCTTTTATAATGCCACCTATGAGCTTAGAGGAGATATTAGAGGTTGCCAAGCTTGAAGCTTTGAATCTAAAAGAACCATCTTTTAAACCCTTAAGAGTACAACGTTCTCCCCACTGTACTAGTACAAAAGCATCAATATTAGGTGGAAACAGTTTAGGTGAGGTTGCTTTGGCTAACAATGGTTTGCTTTTTTTTGATGAGTTACCTCATTTTAGTCAATCTATATTAGAAGCCCTAAGAGAACCTTTACAAGACCATAAATTGCTTGTAAGTCGTTCTAACTCAAAAATTATATATGATACAAAATTTTTATTTGTAGCTGCTATGAATCCTTGTCCTTGTGGTAATCTTTTATTAAAAGATAACAATTGTAGATGCAATGAGTTAGAGATAAAAAGATATAAATCAAAATTATCAGAGCCTTTTTTAGACAGAATTGATTTATATGTAATAATGAATGAGTCAAATATAAATGACAAAAGCTCAATAAATTCAAGAAAAATGCACAACGATGTAATCGAAGCTTTTAAGATACAAAAATTAAGGGGACAAAAAGAGCTAAATGGAAAATTATCAGATGAAGAGATAAAAAAGTATTGTGTTTTAGATGAAAACTCAAATGAAGTTTTAGAAAAAGCATCAATAAACTTTAATCTATCATTTAGAAGTATAAATAAAATATTAAAGGTATCAAGAACAATTGCTGATTTAGATAGTTCAGAAAATATAAAATATAAGCATTTACTTGAGGCTTTAAGTTATAGAAGAAGATAA
- a CDS encoding AAA family ATPase, which produces MKEDFIETKNYNKMYEGFQNLKRLPRTAPKMGLGFGNFGLGKTFSLEKIAALENAVLLRAVQTWTKSSLLAELCMELNLDASGQAATKYKRVKESLIAEPQIIIIDEIDALLKSTKYEVLETLRDLHDETGIVLFLVGMEEANRKLKKHRHFYSRIVSFVEFQSICFDDIEKLTKLSEITIEDDLIEYFYHKTPNLRQVKVQLIRLEQFCKMNSIKSVNQKIFKSSGAEYGDNK; this is translated from the coding sequence ATGAAAGAGGATTTTATAGAAACAAAGAATTATAACAAAATGTATGAGGGTTTTCAAAATTTGAAAAGATTGCCTAGAACTGCTCCCAAGATGGGTTTGGGTTTTGGGAATTTTGGTTTAGGAAAAACATTTTCTCTTGAAAAGATTGCAGCATTGGAAAATGCAGTTTTATTAAGAGCAGTTCAGACATGGACTAAAAGTTCACTTTTGGCTGAGCTTTGTATGGAGTTGAATTTAGATGCATCTGGACAAGCCGCAACAAAATATAAAAGAGTTAAAGAATCTTTGATAGCTGAACCTCAGATAATAATAATTGATGAGATTGATGCCTTATTAAAATCAACCAAATATGAGGTTCTTGAGACCTTAAGAGACTTACATGATGAGACAGGAATAGTGTTATTTTTAGTAGGTATGGAAGAGGCAAATAGAAAGCTAAAAAAGCATAGACACTTTTATTCAAGGATTGTTTCTTTTGTAGAGTTTCAATCCATTTGTTTTGATGATATAGAAAAGCTAACAAAACTTAGCGAGATAACTATTGAAGATGATTTGATTGAGTATTTTTATCACAAGACACCAAATCTAAGACAAGTAAAAGTTCAACTTATAAGGCTTGAGCAATTTTGCAAGATGAATAGTATCAAAAGTGTAAATCAAAAAATATTTAAATCAAGTGGAGCAGAATATGGGGACAACAAATAA
- the def gene encoding peptide deformylase: protein MIREVITYPNKLLRTKSKDVEKFDEELHTLLDDMYETMINQNGVGLAAIQVAIPLNVLVINLPNEEDIQDKADLIEAINPVITHKDGVQVFIEGCLSVPGFNEEVKRAQHIIVEYYNRFGEKQTMECEDFLAVAWQHEMEHLEGHLFIENLSIIKRKKFEKEWKKKLKNNN from the coding sequence ATGATTAGAGAAGTAATAACATATCCAAATAAACTACTTAGAACTAAATCTAAGGATGTAGAGAAGTTTGATGAAGAGCTTCACACACTATTAGATGATATGTATGAAACTATGATAAACCAAAATGGAGTTGGACTTGCTGCAATTCAAGTTGCAATTCCATTAAATGTGTTAGTTATAAATCTTCCAAATGAAGAGGATATACAGGATAAAGCTGATTTAATTGAAGCAATTAATCCTGTAATCACTCATAAAGATGGAGTTCAAGTTTTTATTGAAGGGTGTCTTAGTGTACCAGGTTTTAACGAAGAGGTAAAAAGAGCACAACATATTATAGTTGAGTATTATAATAGATTTGGTGAAAAACAAACTATGGAGTGTGAAGATTTTTTAGCTGTTGCATGGCAACATGAAATGGAACATCTAGAAGGACACTTATTTATAGAAAACTTATCTATTATAAAAAGAAAAAAATTTGAAAAAGAGTGGAAGAAGAAGTTAAAAAACAATAACTAA
- a CDS encoding S24 family peptidase, producing MNFGERLVKAREYLGYNQSKFSEKLDLAAQSLARYEKNKTKPSMEFVSKLTNMFNINSNWLLTGTGKILLENESSENNSLVAEPKPKYEPSSNNYQIDLLNVRAGAGEGIYNYVIETVDTISLDKSFFRTPINTNKVKGIQVDGDSMEPTLRHGDYVLIDENITFGTNGIYAIQYGGQILIKRLQFKIDGSILIISDNQKYEKEIFNPQENQLPFKVMGIKVLSIQR from the coding sequence ATGAACTTTGGTGAAAGACTTGTAAAAGCCCGAGAATACTTAGGTTATAATCAATCAAAATTTTCTGAAAAATTAGATTTAGCCGCTCAATCTTTAGCGAGATATGAAAAAAATAAGACAAAACCTTCAATGGAATTTGTATCAAAATTAACAAATATGTTTAATATTAACTCTAATTGGCTATTAACTGGTACAGGAAAAATACTTTTAGAAAATGAAAGTAGTGAAAATAATAGTCTAGTTGCAGAACCTAAACCTAAATATGAACCAAGTAGTAACAACTACCAAATAGATCTATTAAATGTAAGAGCTGGAGCTGGAGAAGGTATATATAATTATGTTATAGAAACAGTTGATACTATTTCCCTGGATAAAAGTTTTTTTAGAACACCTATAAATACAAATAAGGTAAAAGGCATACAAGTGGATGGAGACAGTATGGAGCCAACTTTAAGACATGGCGACTATGTCTTAATAGATGAAAATATTACTTTTGGTACTAATGGTATTTATGCTATTCAGTATGGTGGACAAATACTTATAAAAAGACTTCAATTTAAAATAGATGGAAGTATTCTAATTATAAGTGACAATCAAAAATATGAAAAAGAGATATTCAATCCACAAGAAAACCAGCTACCATTTAAAGTAATGGGAATAAAAGTATTAAGTATTCAAAGATAA
- the clpP gene encoding ATP-dependent Clp endopeptidase proteolytic subunit ClpP, with translation MSYIPYVVEKSGRGERSYDIYSRLLKDRIIMLSGEVNDAVASSIVAQLLFLEAEDPDKDIYLYINSPGGVITSGMSIYDTMNYIKPDVCTICIGQAASMGAFLLSSGVKGKRYSLPHSRIMIHQPLGGAQGQATDIQIQAKEIQRMKDTLNHILSEQTGQPLEVIEKDTDRDNFMSADQACTYGLIDEVITSHK, from the coding sequence ATGAGTTATATACCATATGTAGTTGAAAAAAGCGGAAGAGGGGAAAGAAGTTACGACATCTATTCTAGACTTCTAAAAGATAGAATTATTATGTTAAGTGGAGAAGTAAATGATGCAGTGGCATCATCTATAGTTGCTCAGTTATTGTTTTTAGAGGCTGAAGATCCAGATAAAGACATCTATTTATATATCAACTCTCCAGGTGGAGTAATTACAAGTGGTATGTCAATTTATGATACAATGAATTATATTAAACCAGATGTTTGTACTATTTGTATAGGTCAAGCAGCTTCAATGGGTGCATTTTTATTATCTTCTGGAGTAAAAGGTAAGAGATACTCTTTACCACACTCAAGAATTATGATTCACCAACCATTAGGTGGAGCACAAGGACAAGCTACTGATATTCAAATTCAGGCAAAAGAGATTCAAAGAATGAAAGATACTTTAAATCATATTTTATCTGAGCAAACAGGACAACCTTTAGAAGTTATTGAAAAAGATACAGATAGAGATAACTTTATGAGTGCAGATCAAGCTTGCACTTACGGTTTAATTGATGAAGTTATAACAAGCCATAAATAA
- a CDS encoding DUF3164 family protein, whose translation MAKLDEKGWWIKKNGESVHPERVKIEDKLKDEMIDSILGKAAGVTEVIKKFKEDAYDEVDSYFELLLDKYGVETKKGVKGFTLENFSGTAKIQVATADNIIFDEKLQIAKKKIDEYLHEITQDSNPDIQQLISKAFEVDKKGEVNPRKILALRSYDITHPKWLEAMAIIAESVEIVASKQYIRFYTRENQRENYKQVSLDIAGV comes from the coding sequence ATGGCAAAACTCGACGAAAAAGGTTGGTGGATAAAAAAGAACGGTGAATCCGTTCATCCAGAGAGGGTAAAAATAGAAGATAAACTCAAAGATGAGATGATTGATTCTATTTTAGGTAAAGCAGCTGGTGTTACAGAGGTAATTAAAAAGTTTAAAGAAGATGCTTATGATGAAGTAGATTCATATTTTGAACTGTTACTTGATAAATACGGGGTTGAAACTAAAAAAGGTGTAAAAGGTTTTACTCTTGAGAACTTCTCTGGAACGGCAAAAATCCAAGTTGCAACAGCTGATAACATCATCTTTGATGAAAAGCTTCAAATAGCTAAGAAAAAGATTGATGAGTATTTACATGAGATAACACAGGACTCAAATCCTGATATTCAACAGTTAATTTCAAAAGCTTTTGAAGTGGATAAAAAAGGTGAGGTAAATCCTAGAAAAATTTTAGCTCTTAGAAGTTATGACATCACTCATCCAAAATGGTTAGAGGCTATGGCAATAATTGCAGAGTCAGTTGAAATTGTAGCTTCTAAACAGTACATAAGATTTTATACAAGAGAAAATCAAAGAGAAAACTATAAGCAAGTATCTTTAGATATCGCAGGAGTTTGA